From one Bacteroides fragilis NCTC 9343 genomic stretch:
- the tpiA gene encoding triose-phosphate isomerase, translated as MRKNIVAGNWKMNKTLQEGIALAKELNEALANEKPNCDVIICTPFIHLASVTPLVDAAKIGVGAENCADKESGAYTGEVSAAMVASTGAKYVILGHSERRAYYGETVEILKDKVKLALANGLTPIFCIGEVLEEREANKQNEVVAAQLASVFDLSAEDFSKIVLAYEPVWAIGTGKTASPAQAQEIHAFIRSAVAEKYGKEIADNTSILYGGSCKPSNAKELFANPDVDGGLIGGAALKVADFKGIIDAFN; from the coding sequence ATGAGAAAGAACATTGTTGCAGGAAACTGGAAAATGAACAAAACCCTTCAGGAGGGTATTGCTCTTGCAAAAGAACTGAATGAAGCTTTGGCTAACGAAAAGCCTAACTGTGATGTCATTATCTGTACTCCGTTTATTCACCTTGCTTCTGTTACTCCTTTGGTAGATGCAGCTAAGATCGGTGTAGGTGCTGAGAACTGTGCTGACAAAGAATCCGGAGCTTATACAGGTGAAGTATCGGCTGCTATGGTAGCTTCTACCGGTGCTAAATACGTTATTCTGGGTCACTCGGAACGTCGTGCTTACTATGGTGAAACGGTTGAGATCCTGAAGGACAAAGTGAAACTGGCTTTGGCAAATGGTCTGACTCCGATTTTCTGTATCGGTGAGGTTCTGGAAGAACGCGAGGCTAACAAACAGAACGAGGTTGTTGCTGCTCAGTTGGCATCTGTATTCGATCTTTCGGCGGAAGATTTCTCTAAGATCGTTCTGGCTTACGAACCGGTTTGGGCTATCGGTACCGGTAAAACAGCTTCTCCTGCTCAGGCTCAGGAAATCCATGCGTTCATCCGTTCGGCTGTTGCTGAGAAATACGGAAAAGAAATCGCTGACAACACTTCAATCCTTTATGGTGGTAGCTGCAAACCTTCTAATGCTAAAGAACTGTTTGCTAATCCTGATGTTGACGGTGGTCTGATCGGTGGTGCTGCCCTGAAAGTTGCTGACTTCAAAGGTATCATTGACGCATTCAATTAA
- a CDS encoding BT_3928 family protein, translating into MKDRELHIIQKVWTNLCRFALAGVFIFSGFAKAVDPLGSEYKIQDYLDAFGMGTWFPAFFPLLAGIVLSAIEFSVGIFLFFGIRKTTATWLALLLMIFMTPLTLYLALANPVSDCGCFGDAWVLTNWQTFWKNIILLIAAISVFRWKHQMIRFISAKMEWLVSLYTFLYVFALSFYCLGNLPILDFRPYKIGKNIPESMGVPEGAKPTVYESVFVLEKNGEKKEFSLENYPDSTWKFIEARTIVKEKGYEPSIHDFSMTNLETGEDITEEVLSDKNYTFLLVAHRIEEADDSNIDLINEIYDYAVEHGYGFYCLTSSLDDQIEQWKDKTGAEYPFCLMDDITLKTMIRSNPGLMLIKEGTILNKWSDSELPDEYALTDKLENLELGKQKEESDVHTIGYVLLWFAIPLLMVLGVDILVVKRLEKRRKRAAEKAVENSKSSSEA; encoded by the coding sequence TTGAAGGATAGAGAACTACATATTATTCAGAAAGTATGGACTAACCTGTGCCGCTTTGCGCTGGCAGGGGTGTTTATCTTTTCAGGATTTGCGAAGGCGGTCGATCCATTGGGTTCGGAGTATAAAATACAAGACTACCTTGATGCTTTCGGTATGGGGACATGGTTCCCGGCTTTTTTTCCATTGCTGGCAGGTATTGTTTTATCAGCCATTGAATTTTCGGTAGGTATCTTTTTGTTTTTTGGCATCCGGAAAACGACTGCTACATGGTTGGCTTTGTTGCTGATGATTTTTATGACACCGCTGACCCTGTATCTGGCTTTAGCTAATCCGGTGTCTGACTGCGGCTGTTTTGGTGATGCATGGGTCTTGACCAACTGGCAAACGTTCTGGAAGAACATTATTTTGTTGATAGCTGCAATTTCCGTTTTTAGGTGGAAGCATCAGATGATTCGCTTTATCAGTGCCAAAATGGAATGGCTCGTATCTCTATATACTTTTCTATATGTGTTTGCGCTTTCGTTTTATTGTTTGGGAAACTTGCCGATATTAGATTTCCGTCCTTATAAAATAGGAAAAAACATTCCGGAAAGTATGGGTGTTCCGGAAGGAGCAAAGCCTACGGTGTACGAGAGTGTGTTTGTACTGGAAAAAAATGGCGAGAAGAAAGAATTTTCTTTGGAGAATTATCCGGATAGTACCTGGAAATTCATTGAAGCACGGACCATTGTAAAAGAAAAGGGCTATGAACCTTCTATCCACGATTTCTCGATGACCAATCTTGAAACGGGTGAAGATATTACAGAGGAGGTATTGTCTGATAAAAACTATACGTTCTTATTGGTGGCTCATCGCATAGAAGAGGCCGATGACAGTAATATCGACCTGATCAATGAGATTTACGACTATGCGGTGGAACACGGATATGGCTTTTACTGCCTGACTTCTTCGTTGGATGATCAGATAGAACAATGGAAAGATAAAACAGGTGCGGAATACCCTTTCTGCCTGATGGATGATATTACGTTGAAAACAATGATACGTTCCAACCCCGGACTGATGTTGATTAAAGAAGGTACTATCCTTAATAAATGGAGTGATAGTGAGCTGCCCGACGAATATGCTTTGACTGACAAACTGGAGAATCTGGAATTGGGAAAACAGAAAGAAGAAAGTGATGTGCATACGATTGGGTATGTGCTCCTTTGGTTTGCTATTCCTTTATTGATGGTTCTCGGTGTCGATATATTGGTGGTGAAGCGTTTGGAAAAGAGGCGGAAAAGAGCTGCTGAAAAAGCTGTCGAAAATTCAAAATCCTCTTCTGAGGCGTAG
- a CDS encoding DUF1599 domain-containing protein, with protein MKDTKQQFEHVIALCRDLFSKKLHDYGPAWRILRPASVTDQIFIKANRIRSIEVKGVTLVDEGIRSEFIAIVNYGIVGLIQLELGYAESADITVEEALALYDKHAKEALELMLAKNHDYDEAWRSMRISSYTDLILMKIYRTKQIESLAGQTLVSEGIDANYMDMINYSVFGLIKIEFEG; from the coding sequence ATGAAAGATACCAAGCAACAATTTGAACATGTCATTGCTTTATGCCGTGACCTATTCTCTAAAAAACTGCATGATTACGGTCCTGCATGGCGTATTTTGCGTCCTGCTTCCGTGACCGACCAAATATTTATCAAGGCCAATCGTATTCGCAGCATTGAAGTAAAGGGGGTGACTCTTGTCGATGAGGGAATCCGTTCCGAGTTTATCGCTATTGTCAACTATGGTATTGTCGGGTTGATACAGTTGGAACTGGGATATGCAGAGTCTGCTGATATTACAGTGGAAGAGGCATTGGCTCTTTATGACAAGCATGCGAAGGAAGCATTGGAATTGATGCTTGCCAAGAATCACGATTACGATGAAGCATGGCGGAGTATGCGCATCAGCTCATATACCGATTTGATATTGATGAAGATTTACCGTACCAAGCAGATTGAGAGTCTTGCCGGTCAGACATTGGTCTCGGAAGGCATTGATGCCAATTATATGGATATGATTAACTATTCTGTTTTCGGATTGATTAAGATAGAATTTGAAGGATAG